One Euphorbia lathyris chromosome 1, ddEupLath1.1, whole genome shotgun sequence DNA segment encodes these proteins:
- the LOC136227408 gene encoding uncharacterized protein isoform X2, producing the protein MRPFKKLLGKIVLPSCKFVSKESEIHHKCADKMNQVSQYKSCLKLLDADFFNDKKVEEISNGAVEFNLPIIRANRRIVASKNGGLHNPSCLVFNPEWNHETVENSSKRFKYPTSSQEIHRPQSEEDIAFMSIVELGKLIRTKQITSRELVQIFLKRLKRYNHVLEAVITFTDELAYKQAKEADELLAKGVYLGPLHGIPYGLKDIIAVPGYKTTWGSRTFKDQVLDIEAWVYKRLRSAGAVLVAKLVSGSLAYDDIWFGGRTRNPWNIEEFSTGSSAGPAACTSAGMVPFAIGSETAGSITFPASRCGVTALRPTFGTVGRTGVMSISESMDKLGPFCRSAADCAIVLDAIRGKDPDDVSSRDIPFDDPFSVDITRLIVGYMDDAEMEVVQVLKEKGVNMVPFKLNYTVDSVQGILNLTMDIDMLAHFDEWQRTGLDNEYEAQDQWPAELGRSRLISAVDYIQAQRARGKLIKEVKNSFTVDAFIGNATDWEKVCLGNLVGLPVIVVPTGFKSISNPPPGGSRRRTSINTGIYAPPNHDHIALALAMAYQSVSDHHKQRPPIDNLGPNDKIPDPPATIIPPRRLHLLN; encoded by the exons ATGAGACCTTTTAAAAAACTATTGGGAAAAATTGTGCTTCCTTCCTGTAAATTTGTTTCCAAG GAGAGTGAAATCCACCACAAATGTGCCGACAAAATGAATCAAGTTTCACAGTATAAAAGCTGCCTTAAGTTGCTTGATGCCGACTTCTTTAACGACAAAAAG GTTGAGGAGATTTCAAACGGAGCAGTGGAATTTAATTTGCCTATAATTAGAGCTAACCGGAGGATAGTTGCTTCTAAGAATGGAGGATTGCATAACCCATCTTGTCTAGTTTTTAATCCAGAGTGGAATCACGAAACTGTGGAAAATTCGAGTAAAAGATTCAAGTATCCTACTTCCTCACAAGAAATACACAGGCCACAAAGTGAAGAAGATATTGCGTTTATGAGC ATAGTAGAATTAGGAAAACTCATTAGGACAAAACAAATTACATCTCGGGAGCTTGTGCAAATTTTCCTTAAGAGATTAAAGAG GTACAATCATGTTCTTGAAGCTGTCATAACTTTTACTGACGAATTAGCTTATAAGCAAGCAAAAGAAGCTGATGAACTACTAGCCAAAGGAGTATATTTgg GACCTCTTCATGGAATTCCTTATGGACTGAAAGATATAATAGCAGTACCTGGATACAAGACGACATGGGGTTCACGAACCTTCAAAGACCAAGTGCTTGACATTGAAGCTTGGGTTTACAAGAG GTTGAGGTCTGCAGGGGCAGTCCTAGTCGCGAAGCTTGTCTCTGGGTCACTTGCATATGATGACATCTGGTTTGGGGGCAGGACGAGAAACCCTTGGAATATAGAGGAATTTTCAACAGGTTCGTCAGCTGGGCCTGCTGCCTGCACCTCAGCAG GTATGGTTCCATTTGCAATTGGTTCAGAAACTGCTGGTTCAATCACATTTCCTGCATCTCGTTGTGGTGTGACAGCACTGCGTCCAACCTTTGGTACCGTTGGTCGAACTGGTGTAATGAGTATATCTGAAAGCATG GATAAGCTTGGCCCTTTCTGCAGAAGTGCAGCAGATTGTGCAATTGTTCTGGACGCTATACGAGGGAAGGATCCAGATGATGTCTCTTCAAGAGACATCCCTTTTGATGATCCGTTTTCTGTCGATATTACCCGGCTCATAGTTGGTTATATGGATGATGCTGAAATGGAG GTTGTTCAAGTGCTGAAGGAAAAAGGAGTCAATATGGTTCCCTTCAAACTGAATTACACTGTAGACTCTGTCCAAGGAATATTAAATTTGACAATGGACATTGATATGCTTGCTCACTTTGATGAGTGGCAACGCACTGGCCTGGACAATGAGTACGAAGCTCAAGATCAATGGCCGGCTGAGTTGGGCCGTTCACGTTTGATTTCAGCAGTTGATTACATCCAG GCTCAAAGAGCAAGAGGAAAATTGATTAAAGAAGTGAAAAACAGTTTCACAGTGGACGCGTTCATCGGGAATGCAACAGATTGGGAAAAAGTTTGCTTGGGAAATCTAGTAGGTCTGCCTGTAATTGTTGTTCCTACTGGATTTAAAAGCATATCTAATCCACCTCCAGGGGGAAGTAGAAGGAGAACCAGTATCAACACTGGCATTTATGCTCCTCCTAACCACGATCACATT GCTCTGGCATTAGCGATGGCTTACCAGTCTGTCAGTGATCACCACAAGCAGCGTCCGCCGATAGATAATCTGGGGCCTAATGATAAAATACCTGATCCTCCTGCCACCATTATTCCTCCCAGAAGGTTGCATCTGTTGAATTAG
- the LOC136227408 gene encoding uncharacterized protein isoform X1 has product MALDFCPPFQQVLTRFSAFLEFLLFYWLIVAQPISALSEPLAAQTNLTMESEIHHKCADKMNQVSQYKSCLKLLDADFFNDKKVEEISNGAVEFNLPIIRANRRIVASKNGGLHNPSCLVFNPEWNHETVENSSKRFKYPTSSQEIHRPQSEEDIAFMSIVELGKLIRTKQITSRELVQIFLKRLKRYNHVLEAVITFTDELAYKQAKEADELLAKGVYLGPLHGIPYGLKDIIAVPGYKTTWGSRTFKDQVLDIEAWVYKRLRSAGAVLVAKLVSGSLAYDDIWFGGRTRNPWNIEEFSTGSSAGPAACTSAGMVPFAIGSETAGSITFPASRCGVTALRPTFGTVGRTGVMSISESMDKLGPFCRSAADCAIVLDAIRGKDPDDVSSRDIPFDDPFSVDITRLIVGYMDDAEMEVVQVLKEKGVNMVPFKLNYTVDSVQGILNLTMDIDMLAHFDEWQRTGLDNEYEAQDQWPAELGRSRLISAVDYIQAQRARGKLIKEVKNSFTVDAFIGNATDWEKVCLGNLVGLPVIVVPTGFKSISNPPPGGSRRRTSINTGIYAPPNHDHIALALAMAYQSVSDHHKQRPPIDNLGPNDKIPDPPATIIPPRRLHLLN; this is encoded by the exons ATGGCGCTTGATTTCTGTCCTCCATTTCAACAGGTATTGACACGTTTCTCAGCCTTCCTGGAATTTCTACTCTTCTATTGGCTTATCGTAGCACAGCCAATTTCAGCTCTATCCGAACCACTTGCTGCTCAAACTAACTTAACCATG GAGAGTGAAATCCACCACAAATGTGCCGACAAAATGAATCAAGTTTCACAGTATAAAAGCTGCCTTAAGTTGCTTGATGCCGACTTCTTTAACGACAAAAAG GTTGAGGAGATTTCAAACGGAGCAGTGGAATTTAATTTGCCTATAATTAGAGCTAACCGGAGGATAGTTGCTTCTAAGAATGGAGGATTGCATAACCCATCTTGTCTAGTTTTTAATCCAGAGTGGAATCACGAAACTGTGGAAAATTCGAGTAAAAGATTCAAGTATCCTACTTCCTCACAAGAAATACACAGGCCACAAAGTGAAGAAGATATTGCGTTTATGAGC ATAGTAGAATTAGGAAAACTCATTAGGACAAAACAAATTACATCTCGGGAGCTTGTGCAAATTTTCCTTAAGAGATTAAAGAG GTACAATCATGTTCTTGAAGCTGTCATAACTTTTACTGACGAATTAGCTTATAAGCAAGCAAAAGAAGCTGATGAACTACTAGCCAAAGGAGTATATTTgg GACCTCTTCATGGAATTCCTTATGGACTGAAAGATATAATAGCAGTACCTGGATACAAGACGACATGGGGTTCACGAACCTTCAAAGACCAAGTGCTTGACATTGAAGCTTGGGTTTACAAGAG GTTGAGGTCTGCAGGGGCAGTCCTAGTCGCGAAGCTTGTCTCTGGGTCACTTGCATATGATGACATCTGGTTTGGGGGCAGGACGAGAAACCCTTGGAATATAGAGGAATTTTCAACAGGTTCGTCAGCTGGGCCTGCTGCCTGCACCTCAGCAG GTATGGTTCCATTTGCAATTGGTTCAGAAACTGCTGGTTCAATCACATTTCCTGCATCTCGTTGTGGTGTGACAGCACTGCGTCCAACCTTTGGTACCGTTGGTCGAACTGGTGTAATGAGTATATCTGAAAGCATG GATAAGCTTGGCCCTTTCTGCAGAAGTGCAGCAGATTGTGCAATTGTTCTGGACGCTATACGAGGGAAGGATCCAGATGATGTCTCTTCAAGAGACATCCCTTTTGATGATCCGTTTTCTGTCGATATTACCCGGCTCATAGTTGGTTATATGGATGATGCTGAAATGGAG GTTGTTCAAGTGCTGAAGGAAAAAGGAGTCAATATGGTTCCCTTCAAACTGAATTACACTGTAGACTCTGTCCAAGGAATATTAAATTTGACAATGGACATTGATATGCTTGCTCACTTTGATGAGTGGCAACGCACTGGCCTGGACAATGAGTACGAAGCTCAAGATCAATGGCCGGCTGAGTTGGGCCGTTCACGTTTGATTTCAGCAGTTGATTACATCCAG GCTCAAAGAGCAAGAGGAAAATTGATTAAAGAAGTGAAAAACAGTTTCACAGTGGACGCGTTCATCGGGAATGCAACAGATTGGGAAAAAGTTTGCTTGGGAAATCTAGTAGGTCTGCCTGTAATTGTTGTTCCTACTGGATTTAAAAGCATATCTAATCCACCTCCAGGGGGAAGTAGAAGGAGAACCAGTATCAACACTGGCATTTATGCTCCTCCTAACCACGATCACATT GCTCTGGCATTAGCGATGGCTTACCAGTCTGTCAGTGATCACCACAAGCAGCGTCCGCCGATAGATAATCTGGGGCCTAATGATAAAATACCTGATCCTCCTGCCACCATTATTCCTCCCAGAAGGTTGCATCTGTTGAATTAG
- the LOC136227408 gene encoding uncharacterized protein isoform X3 produces the protein MALDFCPPFQQVLTRFSAFLEFLLFYWLIVAQPISALSEPLAAQTNLTMESEIHHKCADKMNQVSQYKSCLKLLDADFFNDKKVEEISNGAVEFNLPIIRANRRIVASKNGGLHNPSCLVFNPEWNHETVENSSKRFKYPTSSQEIHRPQSEEDIAFMSIVELGKLIRTKQITSRELVQIFLKRLKRYNHVLEAVITFTDELAYKQAKEADELLAKGVYLGPLHGIPYGLKDIIAVPGYKTTWGSRTFKDQVLDIEAWVYKRLRSAGAVLVAKLVSGSLAYDDIWFGGRTRNPWNIEEFSTGSSAGPAACTSAGMVPFAIGSETAGSITFPASRCGVTALRPTFGTVGRTGVMSISESMDKLGPFCRSAADCAIVLDAIRGKDPDDVSSRDIPFDDPFSVDITRLIVGYMDDAEMEAQRARGKLIKEVKNSFTVDAFIGNATDWEKVCLGNLVGLPVIVVPTGFKSISNPPPGGSRRRTSINTGIYAPPNHDHIALALAMAYQSVSDHHKQRPPIDNLGPNDKIPDPPATIIPPRRLHLLN, from the exons ATGGCGCTTGATTTCTGTCCTCCATTTCAACAGGTATTGACACGTTTCTCAGCCTTCCTGGAATTTCTACTCTTCTATTGGCTTATCGTAGCACAGCCAATTTCAGCTCTATCCGAACCACTTGCTGCTCAAACTAACTTAACCATG GAGAGTGAAATCCACCACAAATGTGCCGACAAAATGAATCAAGTTTCACAGTATAAAAGCTGCCTTAAGTTGCTTGATGCCGACTTCTTTAACGACAAAAAG GTTGAGGAGATTTCAAACGGAGCAGTGGAATTTAATTTGCCTATAATTAGAGCTAACCGGAGGATAGTTGCTTCTAAGAATGGAGGATTGCATAACCCATCTTGTCTAGTTTTTAATCCAGAGTGGAATCACGAAACTGTGGAAAATTCGAGTAAAAGATTCAAGTATCCTACTTCCTCACAAGAAATACACAGGCCACAAAGTGAAGAAGATATTGCGTTTATGAGC ATAGTAGAATTAGGAAAACTCATTAGGACAAAACAAATTACATCTCGGGAGCTTGTGCAAATTTTCCTTAAGAGATTAAAGAG GTACAATCATGTTCTTGAAGCTGTCATAACTTTTACTGACGAATTAGCTTATAAGCAAGCAAAAGAAGCTGATGAACTACTAGCCAAAGGAGTATATTTgg GACCTCTTCATGGAATTCCTTATGGACTGAAAGATATAATAGCAGTACCTGGATACAAGACGACATGGGGTTCACGAACCTTCAAAGACCAAGTGCTTGACATTGAAGCTTGGGTTTACAAGAG GTTGAGGTCTGCAGGGGCAGTCCTAGTCGCGAAGCTTGTCTCTGGGTCACTTGCATATGATGACATCTGGTTTGGGGGCAGGACGAGAAACCCTTGGAATATAGAGGAATTTTCAACAGGTTCGTCAGCTGGGCCTGCTGCCTGCACCTCAGCAG GTATGGTTCCATTTGCAATTGGTTCAGAAACTGCTGGTTCAATCACATTTCCTGCATCTCGTTGTGGTGTGACAGCACTGCGTCCAACCTTTGGTACCGTTGGTCGAACTGGTGTAATGAGTATATCTGAAAGCATG GATAAGCTTGGCCCTTTCTGCAGAAGTGCAGCAGATTGTGCAATTGTTCTGGACGCTATACGAGGGAAGGATCCAGATGATGTCTCTTCAAGAGACATCCCTTTTGATGATCCGTTTTCTGTCGATATTACCCGGCTCATAGTTGGTTATATGGATGATGCTGAAATGGAG GCTCAAAGAGCAAGAGGAAAATTGATTAAAGAAGTGAAAAACAGTTTCACAGTGGACGCGTTCATCGGGAATGCAACAGATTGGGAAAAAGTTTGCTTGGGAAATCTAGTAGGTCTGCCTGTAATTGTTGTTCCTACTGGATTTAAAAGCATATCTAATCCACCTCCAGGGGGAAGTAGAAGGAGAACCAGTATCAACACTGGCATTTATGCTCCTCCTAACCACGATCACATT GCTCTGGCATTAGCGATGGCTTACCAGTCTGTCAGTGATCACCACAAGCAGCGTCCGCCGATAGATAATCTGGGGCCTAATGATAAAATACCTGATCCTCCTGCCACCATTATTCCTCCCAGAAGGTTGCATCTGTTGAATTAG